A window from Oncorhynchus mykiss isolate Arlee chromosome 9, USDA_OmykA_1.1, whole genome shotgun sequence encodes these proteins:
- the LOC110531297 gene encoding transketolase, with translation MASYHKPDEKTLQGLKDIANKLRINSVKATCASNSGHPSTCCSAAELMSVLFFHTMRYKAADPRNQCNDRFVLSKGHAAPILYAAWAEAGFVKEADLINLRKLDSDLEGHPTPKLEFVDVATGSLGQGLGAACGMAYTGKHFDKSSYRVYCMMGDGECSEGAVWEAMAFGSHYNLDNLVAVIDVNRLGQSEPAPLKHDMDVYRKRCEAFGWNTYVVDGHDVEELCKALWQAQQVKGKPTMILAKTFKGRGLKGIEDMENWHGKPMPKDRAEEAIKDLTAQIQNPNNTVCPELPKEDTAPADLSPISLPSPPNYKIGDKVATRKAYGVALAKLGQSSPRVVALDADMKNSTFSEMFHKAYPERFIECFIAEQNMVSVAIGCATRDRTVAFASTFAAFLSRAYDHIRMAAVSESNINLAGSHCGVSIGEDGPSQMALEDIAMFRAIPTCTLFYPSDGVSAERSVELAANTKGICFIRITRPELKVIYDPDEKFEVGVAKVVRQSDSDKVTVIGAGVTLHEALTAADQLASEGVNIRVIDPFTIKPLDAATIVSSARATGGRIITVEDHYREGGLGEAVLSAVGEEPGIVVTRLAVNRIPRSGKPQELLDLYGISAKHIADTVRQTFAN, from the exons ATGGCTAGCTACCATAAACCCGACGAGAAGACTTTGCAGGGTCTGAAAGACATCGCTAACAAGCTGCGGATCAACTCCGTCAAGGCAACGTGCGCCTCCAACTCCGG TCATCCCTCCACATGTTGCAGTGCAGCAGAGCTCATGTCCGTGCTGTTCTTCCACACCATGCGTTACAAAGCCGCCGACCCGCGCAACCAGTGCAACGACCGCTTCGTGCTGTCTAAG GGTCATGCTGCACCAATCCTGTACGCTGCCTGGGCGGAGGCGGGCTTTGTGAAAGAGGCCGACCTGATCAACCTGAGGAAGCTCGACTCTGACCTGGAGGGTCACCCCACACCT AAACTGGAGTTTGTTGACGTGGCAACGGGGTCTCTGGGCCAGGGGCTGGGGGCTGCCTGCGGGATGGCCTACACTGGGAAACACTTCGACAagtccag TTACCGTGTGTACTGCATGATGGGTGATGGGGAGTGCTCTGAGGGGGCTGTCTGGGAAGCCATGGCGTTCGGTTCCCACTACAACCTGGATAACCTGGTGGCTGTTATCGACGTTAACCGCCTGGGACAGAGTGAACCTGCTCCTCTCAAACACGACATGGACGTTTACCGCAAGCGCTGCGAAGCGTTCGG gtggaacACGTATGTGGTGGATGGTCATGACGTTGAGGAGCTGTGTAAAGCTCTGTGGCAGGCCCAGCAGGTGAAGGGGAAACCCACTATGATCCTGGCCAAGACCTTCAAGGGCAGAGGACTCAAag GCATTGAGGATATGGAGAACTGGCACGGGAAGCCCATGCCTAAAGACCGGGCCGAGGAGGCCATCAAAGACTTGACGGCTCAGATTCAGAACCCCAACAACACCGTCTGCCCCGAGCTACCTAAAGAAGATACCGCCCCCGCTGACCTCTCACCTATCAGCCTGCCCTCCCCGCCCAACTACAAGATTGGGGATAAG gtggCTACTCGTAAGGCGTACGGCGTGGCCCTGGCTAAACTGGGTCAGTCCAGTCCGAGGGTGGTGGCTCTGGACGCTGACATGAAGAACTCTACCTTCTCTGAGATGTTCCACAAGGCCTACCCTGAACGCTTCATAGAGTGCTTCATCGCTGAACAGAACATG GTGAGCGTGGCGATTGGCTGTGCCACGAGAGACCGCACAGTGGCGTTTGCCAGCACCTTCGCTGCCTTCCTGTCCAGGGCCTACGACCACATCAGAATGGCCGCCGTCTCTGAGTCTAACATCAACCTGGCCGGGTCTCACTGTGGCGTCTCCATCG GTGAGGATGGCCCCTCCCAGATGGCGTTGGAGGACATTGCTATGTTCCGCGCTATCCCAACATGCACTCTGTTCTACCCCAGCGATGGCGTGTCTGCTGAGAGGTCTGTAGAGCTGGCTGCTAACACCAAG GGAATCTGTTTCATACGCATCACCAGACCAGAACTGAAGGTGATCTACGACCCCGACGAGAAGTTTGAGGTGGGCGTGGCCAAGGTGGTACGTCAGTCCGACAGCGACAAGGTGACCGTGATTGGAGCTGGAGTGACTCTGCATGAAGCTCTGACTGCTGCTGACCAGCTGGCCAGTGAGG gagtgaACATCCGTGTGATTGACCCGTTCACCATCAAGCCCCTGGATGCCGCCACCATCGTGTCGAGCGCCCGCGCCACCGGAGGGAGAATCATCACCGTGGAGGACCACTACAGAGAGG GGGGTCTGGGGGAGGCGGTGCTGTCTGCAGTAGGGGAGGAGCCTGGCATCGTCGTGACGCGGCTAGCGGTGAACCGTATACCCCGGAGTGGAAAACCTCAGGAGTTACTCGACCTGTACGGCATCAGTGCCAAACACATCGCCGACACCGTGCGCCAGACCTTCGCCAACTGA